aataaaaacagATTCATCAAGGTGGTCTAGAAGAACGCATTCCACCTTAGGATTTCAACCAATAAACCACAAAATTCCCTTTACACTTTAATTTCACAGGTGGGTGTTTCGGAGTCCAAAACTGTAAAACAGCTGGTGAAACTAAAGAGCTTTGACACACCAAGTTACAAGCTACAGTTCTTACATACATTATCATACATTACGAACtacacaaattataaaaaactaatGAGGAGTCCACACGCTATTGCTATCTTCACCGAACATTCTGATTCTTTTGCACACCTCGAACTTCTGATACTGCAGATTGAGTTGAGCCTCTTCTTACAATCAGCTTTGATGAACTGAGAAACAACAATGCAGCATGGTAAGAATTTATCACGTGAAATTCAAACGGAATCCAAATCAAAGACATCAGCAActtcaaacaaacaaaataaacatcaGAGTCTAGATTCTAGGTAGCTTAACGAATCTTAAACCTTTCCTCCTCTGATATCTTAATGCTGGAAAGGAAGATACTCTAATATGGGGATGTACTGAAGTTTTCTTGGAAGGGAAAATATTAGCTGTGTTATTTTGCTTGCTGCGCCGAAGAAGTAAATTACCAGCTCATGCTCGTAGTTTCTAGGTATATCTTTCTTAATGTTGCATTCGGATGGAAGGATATGGAGACGAGATTTCGAATCACTccatattaaatgaatttgcaatacataataatgtcataAGACAGCTTAAAATGGGAAAAATTCCCTCTTTTCTCATCCATATTAGTTACCAATAATACCCAAGTATCTGTACCATAACGGAAAGTTAACAATGCAGCTTAAGCAGAAAGACATGACTCAAGATAATTCATaggtataatataataaaaaaaggcTAACCTTTTCGCCAAGGGAATAAGCACCAAAATCTATCTGTCACCGTACTTGGCGCCGTTAGTAGAAGTATCCTCTGCATTTTGCAGATTCACACAAGCACCTTTTCTTTCCCTTGTCTCGTTTCTCAGGTGGAACCATCCCATAATCATATGTTAGCTCTTGCATGGGAGGAATGTGCTGGATGGCAAAGAAAGCAATATGGAGATATGAGTCATTGTTATTTTCACGTAAAACTGGCTGCCAGAACACATTTGGTGAACAACTGTGGTTCATGAAACGGGCTACATTTCCGTTGTTTTTTGCGCTTATAACAAGCGGGTAAGGGGCTTTTCCATAACCATTAGAATCATCACGGACAGCTTCCAATGGCTCGTAGTAACGGGCAGCGTcaaagatataattatcatcATTTCCACTCCCTATATCACCTGCATTAAATGCCTGGATTACATCCCCTGCATATTCACAAATAAAACCTCCAGCGCGGATGGGATCCCAAGACCTAAGTCCCCAACCTTTGTTCTTTGTCTTGAAAACCTCCAGACGGACCTTAACACCTGCTTGTGACATTCGATTCCTGCAGTTTGGAGGACAGGCACAGGTCTGTCCACACTCATGTATCAAggatttgttagtcaaaagaACCCCAAGTGACGAATAGGGGAGAAGGCCATCGTTTTTCTGATTGCAAGGGCAATGGGTATCACCCGGTTGGCATCCACCCATGCAATGACAGCCTGAAGTGGGTTTAGATGTCGAAAAAGGTTTGGTGTATTTAAGACTAGGAGTATATGTAAAGTAAGCAGGTCCCTTTTCACCATCAACATCATTCACAAGAGCTACAGGCTGACTCTCAGCACCTGAAGTTAGATCAGGAAGGATAATACCAGCCCGTGCAGCAGTTCCGTCCTTCCACTGCTGAATTGATTTCCATAATAAAAAAGCTTCCGGCTGCCCAGGTACCCTAACCAGCTTATACTTAAAAACATTGCATccggatttatttttttctaccCATGACTCCTGAATTTTGTACAAACCGTCATAAACATAGATCTTACCATTTGAACCAGCAACATCCTTTAGACCCCTTATGACTCTTACATCGTTGGCCCGGTGCAAACTCTTTTCCAGAGCAAGATTTCCCCTTTCTAGCTTCTGATCAAACATTTGTCCATCTTTCCTCTGAACTCCACCCTGACCAGAGTAAATCAACACATCACCATCAtccccatcatcatcatatccTCCAGATGAAACTATGCTGACAGCGATAGGTTCTTCATCCATGGTAATTTTGACACTCATATAATCTATTCCAGCCATACTTGGAGAATGTAACCCCACAATGCACAGCTCCAttctaaagaagaaaatatcacCAACTTCAACCCCAGGTACATGTCCAATCCTCTTGATGCTATTTGTCCGGACTCCCTTGGTCATCAGAAGTGTACCAGCTTTAAGATCCGGACGTCTAGAAAGCCCTGGAGCCATATCCTTTGCTTCTTCAAGTTGGGTAAGGCGTCGCCGAATTAAGTCAAAGACCAACAGTATGGTTCCAGTAACATCCTTGTCACCATTAGATCTTCTGGACTCGTCAAATTCCTTAAGCCTAAATGACGTCAAGAAGCTATTCACCAGTGATTCGACATCAAACTCTTCACCATTCTCTGCTCCTCTTTTCCTTGGCCGACCCCTTCGCTTCCCTGAATTACTCGCTGCATCACTGGGATGGGCATTGAACCCACTCCCATACTGGTCACTTTGATTCTGCGACTCACTATATCCATCATCCTCAATACCGACAGATCTAGATGCACGATTCTTGGAGCCCTTGGGACGCCCCCTAGTGCCTCCATTTGCCTGAGTTGTTGGAGTCCTGAATGAATTCAGAGGAATGGGAGCTGGTATGCTGCTACCAAACCCAAAATTACCATTATGATTTCGACCACCAGGTGTAGTTTGCTGAGCGTCATTTGAGGCCAcaaaagggtaaaatggttGGACCCCAGGTGGAAAAGGACCAGAGGGCGGAACACACGTAAATGGAGCGGGATGGGGGGTTGAAACTGAAGACACGCCAGGTGGATTGGGGAAAACAGGGACAAGACATCTCAATGGCCTCACATCCAACACCCTAGACTTATCAATTGACCCAGGGGGAGCATTTGACTCGGAACCCAAACCTTGCTCCATTTAACTACAAAACAACACTACTCAATACAGGTTCAAATCACCTCAAAAATGACAATTAACGTACATACAAAACCTCTCAATAACTCAGTCTCTAACTAATCCATCtacatgaaaaaaattcttttctccACCAACAAACCCACACAAAAGTGAATGTAGTTATCAAACAACATCACCAAATTAAATCACCTCAATTTCAGAAACGAACCATATATGTACAAACTTTATCAAATTCTCCGAAGAATCTGCTTCCTGCCACATGCACAAGTACATAATCACAGATTAG
The window above is part of the Sesamum indicum cultivar Zhongzhi No. 13 linkage group LG2, S_indicum_v1.0, whole genome shotgun sequence genome. Proteins encoded here:
- the LOC105155786 gene encoding histone-lysine N-methyltransferase, H3 lysine-9 specific SUVH1-like, translated to MEQGLGSESNAPPGSIDKSRVLDVRPLRCLVPVFPNPPGVSSVSTPHPAPFTCVPPSGPFPPGVQPFYPFVASNDAQQTTPGGRNHNGNFGFGSSIPAPIPLNSFRTPTTQANGGTRGRPKGSKNRASRSVGIEDDGYSESQNQSDQYGSGFNAHPSDAASNSGKRRGRPRKRGAENGEEFDVESLVNSFLTSFRLKEFDESRRSNGDKDVTGTILLVFDLIRRRLTQLEEAKDMAPGLSRRPDLKAGTLLMTKGVRTNSIKRIGHVPGVEVGDIFFFRMELCIVGLHSPSMAGIDYMSVKITMDEEPIAVSIVSSGGYDDDGDDGDVLIYSGQGGVQRKDGQMFDQKLERGNLALEKSLHRANDVRVIRGLKDVAGSNGKIYVYDGLYKIQESWVEKNKSGCNVFKYKLVRVPGQPEAFLLWKSIQQWKDGTAARAGIILPDLTSGAESQPVALVNDVDGEKGPAYFTYTPSLKYTKPFSTSKPTSGCHCMGGCQPGDTHCPCNQKNDGLLPYSSLGVLLTNKSLIHECGQTCACPPNCRNRMSQAGVKVRLEVFKTKNKGWGLRSWDPIRAGGFICEYAGDVIQAFNAGDIGSGNDDNYIFDAARYYEPLEAVRDDSNGYGKAPYPLVISAKNNGNVARFMNHSCSPNVFWQPVLRENNNDSYLHIAFFAIQHIPPMQELTYDYGMVPPEKRDKGKKRCLCESAKCRGYFY